The Alistipes finegoldii DSM 17242 DNA segment ATCCGCCGGAAGCAGGATACCCTATTTATTGTCACGGAGCACTCCGGTCACGCCGAAGCCCTTTCATCCGGTTAGTTCTGCACGCGGAAATCAACGGGCAGGGTATACTTCACACGTACAACCTGATTACGCTGTTTTCCGGGACTCCACTTCGGCGACTTGTTCAGCACGCGGATCGCCTCTTCCGAAAGCGAACGGTCGGGGGTCTGGAGCACCTGAATATTGGTCAGACGGCCGTCCTTCTCGATCACGAACGAAAGCACCACGCGGCCCTGAATACCGTTCTCAAGGGCGATCTGCGGGAACTTGACGTTCTGCTGAACCCAGTTGCGGAAGGTGTTGAGGTCGCCGCCCTGAAACGAGGGCATGGTCTCGGCGATCAGGAACGGCTGGTCGTCCTCGATGGTCTCCTCGACGACGTCCACCTGCTGAATCACCTCGGTATTCTCGTCGAACTCGGCGAAGTCCACTTCGGTCGTGATCTTCGTGTCGTTGGTCACCACCTGCAGCAGGTCGGCGATAACCTTCACCTCGACCTTCTTGGGAGGTTCGGGCGGCTTCTGGTCCTGACGGGTAATCTCGGTAATCTCCTCTTCGACCGGACCGTAGTTCAGGTCGACTTTCTCGATACGGTGTTCCTTCGGCGTGTAGGCAAAAGCGGCGATAACCAGCGCGAGAGCCACTACAAGGCCGATTTCAAGCAAAAGACCCCGCTTGTTCTGAAGGTCTGCTTTGGGTGATTTCTTAATTTCCATTTATTTGAATTTTAATTGTTCGGCAAAGTCAAAAATCACGCACAGGCATGCTATGCACCACAAATATATGGATAAAAATTCAAAAATGCGCCATCCCGCACAAAAATCTTTATTTTTTACCTACTTTTGTGCCGGAAAACAGCTCGCAGGAGACGGAAAAATGGCCCTTTCGGAAACGTTATACGGGAAGACCCCGGAGCAGCTCGCCGCCGTGTGCGCCGAGTTGGGAATGCCGCGCTTCGCCGCGAAACAGCTGGCCCGCTGGCTCTACGCGAAACACGTCGAGGACCCGATGCGGATGAGCGACATCGCCGCGGCCCACCGCGCGAAGCTGGCCGAACGCTTCCGCCCCGCATTCACCCCGCCCGCGCGGATCACCGAGTCGGCCGACGGAACGAAAAAGTACCTCTACCGCACGCAGCAGGGCGCATGGATCGAATCGGCGTACATTCCCGACGGCGAGCGGGCCACGTTGTGCGTCTCGTCGCAGGCCGGATGCCGCATGGGATGCAAATTCTGCGCGACGGGACGGCAAGGACTGCAGCACTCGCTGACGGCGCCCGAAATCCTCAACCAGATCGTCTCGCTGCCCGAACGCGACAGTCTGACGAACGTGGTCTTCATGGGCATGGGCGAGCCGCTCGACAACACGGACAACGTACTGCGGGCGCTCGAAATCATGACTTCGGAGTGGGGCTTCGGCTGGTCGCCGACGCGCATCACCCTCTCCACGGCGGGCGTAGCGCCCGAACTGCAGCGGTTTCTCGACGCGACGAAAGTGCATCTGGCCGTAAGTCTGCACAACCCGTTTCACGAGGAGCGGGCCGCAATCATGCCGGTCGAACGGGCATGGCCGATCGCCGAAGTCGCGGCCATCCTGCGCCGGTACGACTTCACGCACCAGCGGCGCGTGTCGTTCGAATATATCGTGATGAGCGGCCTGAACGACTCGCCGCGGCATATCCGCGAACTGTGCCGCCTGCTGGACGGCATCAAGTGCCGCATAAACCTGATCCGGTTCCACAAAATCCCCGGATCTCCCTACTTCTCGCCCGACGACGAGGCGATGATCCGCTTCCGCGACACGCTGACGGCGAAGGGGATACAGACCACGATCCGCGCTTCGAGAGGCGAGGACATTCAGGCCGCCTGCGGACTGCTGAGCACCGCGGCGGCGGAGAACGGGCAATAGAGCACGGTTCTTGCACGTTAGCCGTAAAACAAGATGCCATGAAAAAACTGATCTTCGTCCTGTTGCTAGCACTCGGAGCGGGTGCGGCGCAGGGACAGGTAAAATTCGAAACCAAATCGACGGACGCCGTGCGCGAAATGGCGATCAAGAGCGGCAAGCTGGTCTTCATCGACCTCTACGCCTCGTGGTGCCCGCCCTGCCGGATGATGGAACGCGAAGTCTTCTCGCGCAAGGATGTCGGCGACTTCATGCAGCAGCGTTTCGTCGCGGCCAAATACGACACCGACAAACCCACTGGCAAGGAGCTGATGAAGCGTTACGGCAGCGGAGCCATTCCGCTCTATCTGGTCTTCGACACGCAGGGCGAGCTGCTGGGACGCATACAAGGCGCATCGGCTCCGAAGGAGTTCATGGAGAGCGTCCAGAAGATCATCGACGGCTCGAAGCGCAGGTAACCGCCGCCGGACCGGAACACGACGTCGAACCGGGATTCGACATAGGACCGGGACACAGCGTCCGGCGCGGATTCGGCTTTCTCGCAATGAAAAAGACGTACCCGTAGAACTCATTGTACTTGCGGTACAGCTCTTCCTCATAACGCTGGAACGCCATCAGCCCTTCGGCGGTGCTGTCCCCCGGATATTTCGCCGCGAACAGCTCCCGCGCCTTGGCCAGCGGCGCGAAATAGTGTTCCATCCAGCAGGTCTCCGGCAGGACGAAGGCCGCGACCGGAAGATACCCCGCCCGATGGATCTGGGCCACCTTGTTGGGTATCGTATCTATCTCAGGATAGGCGTCTACCCAGAAATCATGGATTTCCGTCGGACGTTCGTCGGTAAACCACACGCTTTCGGAGACCGCGAGATAGCCGCCCGGCTTCAGGTATTCGCGCCACTCGTTCAGGCCCCGCTCGAAGCCGATGTTGTAAATCGCCCCCTCGGACCAGATCAGATCCAGCTCCCCGGCGCGGAAAGGCAGGGCGTCCATCGAACCGACGACGCCCTTCACCCGGTCGGCGAGGTGCAGTCTCCGGGCGTCGGCGTTGAAACGGTCGATGAATCCCGGAAAGAAATCGAGACCCGTAATACGTCCCGGCGCATGCCGGGCCAGCGTCATCGTCTGACCGCCCGTCCCGCAGCCGAGGTCGGCGATCAGGGATTCGTCGGTCAGGTTGTCGATGAAACTCAGCGCCTTGAGGGTCACTTCGGGATTTCCCGGCCCCTGCCGTTCGGTATTCAGGAAAAAATCGCAGATCAGATTGACGTCGAATCCGTGAATGGCGTTATTTTCGTTACTCATTGTCTTGAAGTATTGCGGCGTACACGCAAAGGCATGGCAATGCCTTTATCGTCGTACGCAGATTAAAAAAACTGAACCAATTACATGAAAATTACCCCCGGAGAGAGTCCGGGAGCGAACGAAAGGACGATCCGTACGGCGGGTACGAATCGTTTACAACACCGAATCCGATTTATGGAGGGTCTTAATCATGGCACAAAGATAGTCAATATTCCGAATAACCGCCCTCTTTGCCGAATAAAAAGCCGGATGCAGGACCGAAACAATTCCGTGACGCAACTTTCACAGATTTATGAAGAATTCATTTCGGCAGCCCGCACCCGGCTGTAACAAAAAAAGGACGAAGCGATGCGGGATTTCATCGTGCCGCTCACCAGATCGCAGGGCCGCGCCGCCCGTCCTTATGGAATCAACCCCGGCAAACGGCACGGCAACGCCCGGCGACCGCAGGCCGCCGGATAATACATTCGCCTCAAAATAGATTGTTCGTGACATTATGACAGGGTTGATAGTTTGAAATCACGCCCCTCATAGACATAAAAAAGGGGCGCATTTGCAGCTCTTTCAGTAGGTCATAGGAAACCATGATCAGAAGCTGTCCTGCGCCCTTGTCGCCCTGCTTGCCTTCTGCAAGCAGGACATAACAAGGACTGACAACTATTATACCCTGATCTCGTAAATTTCCTATGTTTACTGAAAGGCATAAAGAGTTGTTTACCCTTTATAGTATGTCCATCGGCTATGCCGAATTATTCAAATGCAAAATTAGCATAATTTTTGTCAAAAAATTAAATAAAATCTAAGGACAAAGATAGAAAAACATTTTAATTCCTACGAATTCATAGGAGCAAAAATAATACATACCGTCTGTTATTTGCATAAAATAACTTAAGTGAAGCATACAAACGATACATTATTGCGTTCAGTCGCAAGTCGATTGAAACAAATCCGGATCGAGCGCGGGCTAACCCAAGAGGTAGTAACCGATCGAACCAAAGTGAATGTAGGTTTGTATGAAGTTGGTACTACGAATATTACAATCGTCCTGCTGACAGTACTCTGTAATTTCTATAACGTTACTTTAGAAGAATTTTTCAAGGGTATTGAATATGAAAAGGCGTGAAGATTCATTTTTTTGTGAAAATGAGTTAAAATGGCCAAAAGAAAGCAACGCCGCGACGAAGAATTATTCAAAATGGTTATTCAACGTATAAAAAATTTACGTGAAACTCACCATTATACGCAAGAATACGTAAATGAATACACCGGCTTGGATATTCCGCATCTTGAAACAGGCCGGGATTTTCCGTCGCTGACGACAATAGCTATCCTTTGCAAGTTCTACAATATAACTATCGTCGAATTCTTTTCACCAATAGATTATCCGGCAAAGGAATAAATCAATCATACGAAATTCACAGCCAGCGCACCATATCCTACTTCTGTCAAATGTGAATCATTTTTTCTAAAATACAGATGATTTGAAACCCACAAACCCCATATTGGTAGATTTGATTGCCCGGCGACTAACGGAAATCCGGGAACAGCACAATCATACGAAAGAGTATGTTCTGCACAATACGGGTTTGGGTATTTCCGGCTATGAAAACAAAGTAAGATTCCCCTCTTTGGAGTCTATCGCCAAATTCTGCAAATTTTACAATATCTCGCTTGAGAAATTTTTCGCGGGGATAACCTATCCGGAGGAGCCGCAGGAATAGCGGCATCCACAAATTGCCGGAATCGTTATTTCTTGGGCGTATAGACCACTTTCTTGGTCTCGAAGAACTCCTCTTCGAAGAAGCGCGCAATGTCGTAGACATCCCACCGTTTGCCGGTCAGCGCCAGCTCTTCGGCCAGATCGCCCCCCTTGAGGTAGAGAATGCCGTTGGGCAGGGTACCGCGCTGTCCGCGTTCGAGACGGTTCCAGACCCAGTTCACGAATTCGGACATGGCCGTAACGGCGCGCGAAACGACGTAATCGTAGCGTTCCGGAAGCGTTTCGGCACGCGCGCAGCGGGGTTCCAGATTCCGCAGACCCAGTCCCGCGGTCACGCCTTCGACGACGGCGATCTTCTTGCGGATGGAATCGACGGCCGTGAAACGCGCTTCGGGGAAGAGGATCGCCAGCGGAACCGACGGAAAGCCGCCGCCGCAGCCGACGTCGAGAATGCGCGCCCCGGCGTCGAACGCGCAGACCTTGGCAATAGCCAGCGAGTGGAGCACGTGACGCAGGTACAGCTGGTCGAAATCCTTGCGCGAGACGACGTTGATCTTCGCGTTCCAGTCGGCGTAAAGGTCGTACAGCGCCGCAAACCGCTGCCGCTGGCAGTCGGTGAGTTCGGGGAAATATTTGAGAATCAGTTCCAAATCTTGACTTTTAATCCTTAAATCGTGTCATCGTTCGTCGCCCTGCGCGATCAGTTTGCACATCTGCTCGCGGGCGCGGTGGATCTGCGTCTTGACGGTGCCCAGCGGCAGGGTGAGCTTGGCGGCGATCTCCTCGTAGGAGTATTCGTCGAAGAAGCGCATGACGATCAGCGTCCGGTAACGCGGCGTCAGCCGTTCGAGGTAATGCTCGATCTGGGTCCGCTGCTGGAGGCTGATGACGCTCTCCTCAGGGGTCGGGGCCGTCGAGGGGGGCGACGAGAAACGCTCGTCGATCGACAGGTCGTCCTGACGGCGGCGCACGAAGTCGATGAACGTATTGCGGGCGATGGTGTAGACCCACTGTCCGAAGGTATAGTCGGTGCTGTAGCGGTGCAGGTTGATATAAACCTTGATGAAGGTCTCCTGCAGCAGGTCGTCGGCGTCGTTCACCCCGCCCAGCCGCTGCACGAACAACCGGTGGATAGCGTCGCGGTAGCGGTTGAAAAGGTATTCGAAGGCCGTATCGTCGCCTTCGAGCACCAGTTCCACCAGCCGCCGGTCCTCGGCGACGATATAGTCGGCTATCTCCATACGCGGTCGTCTTTGCGCATCAGCATCACGCTCAGCGCCAAGGCCCAGAGCGGACTCAGCAGGTCGTAGACGAAATAGCGGCCCATCATGCCCGATTCGCCCAGACGGCGCGCGATGCGCCGCACCTCGATCGCCACGATCAGAAAGCGGATCACCAGCAGGGCCAGCGCCGCGATCTTGAACTCGAACGGCATCACCGCAGCCGCGCAGACGACCGTCAGGAAGAAGAGCGAGCGCGATCCCAGCTCCCACTGGATGTAGTTGCGGACCGTCTGCGGATAGAAACGGAACGCCGAGCCGTAATAGCGCAGCTGGCTCATCCACCAGCCCATGCCGCCCCACGTCTTTTCGCGCAGCGAAGCCCGTGGCGAGAGGATGACGCTCACGTTGTCGCGCGTCATGACCTTCTGCATGAAGAGGTCGTCCTCGCCGATGTTCATATTGAGGTGGCTGAAGCCGTTGGCCCCGAAGTAGATGCGCTTGGTGAACCCGAAGTTGTGGAGCGTGCCCCGGTAGGCGCGGCGCCGCACGGCACGGGCGAGCCAGTCGGCCGAGTGCATCATGCGCCAAGCGCGCATCATGTAGTTCGAAAAGCCCTTTTTGCGCTCCACGCCGCAGTAGCCCACGACGATCTCGCCCCGCGTGAAGCCCTTGGCCATGAGCGACAGCCAGCGGTCGGTCTGCGGGCAGGCGTCGGTCGAAGTGAAGACCATATGCTCGTGGTGCGCCGACTTGATGCCGACGTTGAGCGCCATCTTGCGCGAAATCGGGAAGCGCGGGTCGAGGTGGATCTTGGTCGTCACGATCTGCGGGAACGACTGTTTGAGCCGCACGAGGTCCTCGTAGAAATCGGAGTCGTGGCCCACGTAGACGATCACCACCTCGAAGTCGGGGTAGCTCTGGGCCAGCATCAGCGGCAGACGCTCCTCGACGAACGAATAATCCTCCGAGAAGAGCGGCACGACCACCGACACCGGAGGTTCGGCGTCGAGCACCGCGCTGCGGCGGTTGTTCTTGTAGCCGGGAATCCGGCCGTAAACGAAAATATAGTAGTACAGCTGCACGCCGAACATGGCCAGCACGGCCCCCGCGAGGGCGATGCCTTCCCAGCCGTAACATGTCAGAAGCGTATCGAAAAATTGCATACAGGCGAAATATGCGCAAAGGTACAAAACAATTTAGAATTCAGAATTCCCAAATCAGATTATTTTATGTATTTTTGCCGAATATATGAGCATGAAGTTTACATTACAGCATAAGGATCCGGCGACCAAAGCCCGCGCAGGCGAGCTGACGACCGACCACGGCGTCATCCGCACCCCGATTTTCATGCCCGTGGGCACGGCGGCGACGGTCAAGGGCATTTTCCACCGCGACGTGCGCGACGAAGCCCGTGCGCAGATCATTCTGGCCAACACCTACCACCTCTACATGCGGCCCGGCATGGAGGTCATCGAAAAGGCCGGCGGCGTGCACCGTTTCTCGACGTGGGAAGGCCCGATGCTGACCGACAGCGGCGGATTTCAGGTCTTCTCGCTCGCGGCGTGCCGCAAGCTCAAGGAGGAGGGGTGCCACTTCCGTTCGCACATCGACGGATCGAAACACCTCTTCACCCCCGAAAGCGTGATGGACACCGAGCGCACGATCGGCGCCGACATCATGATGGCCTTCGACGAGTGCCCGCCCGGCGACGCACCGCGCGAATACGCCGCCAAGTCGCTGGCGCTCACCGAGCGGTGGCTGGAACGCTGTTTCAACCGCTACCATCAGACCGAACCCAAATACGGGCATTATCAGGCGCTGTTCCCGATCGTGCAGGGGTGCACCTATCCCGACCTGAGGGCGCACGCGGCCGAGAACGTGAAGCAGTACGACGCCGACGGATACGCCATCGGCGGCCTCGCGGTCGGAGAGCCGACCGACGTGATGTACGAAATGATCGAAGTGGTGAACGCCATACTGCCGGAGGAGCGGCCGCGTTATCTGATGGGCGTCGGCACGCCGGTCAACATCCTCGAAGCGATCGAGCGCGGCGTGGACATGTTCGACTGCGTGATGCCCACGCGCAACGGCCGCAACGGGCAGCTGTTCACGGCCGAAGGGGTCATCAACATCCGCAACAAGAAGTGGGAGGACGACTTTTCGCCGATCGACCCCGAAGGCACGGCGTTCGTCGATACGCTCTACACGAAGGCCTACCTGCACCATTTGGTGACGTGCGGCGAAATGCTGGCGGCGCAGATCGCCTCGCTGCACAACATCGCCTTTTACCTGCGGCTGGTGGGGATGGCGCGCGAACATATCGCCGCCGGGGATTTCAAGCCGTGGAAGGATGCGATGGTCGCAAAACTGACACGAAGACTATAAAAGCGTATGAAACTGCGATTTCCGGGGTTTAAGATCTTAGACCGCTACATACTCGGCAAGTTCCTTGCGACCTACTTCTTCGCCATCGCGATGATCATCATCGTCGTGGTGCTGTTCGACTATGTGGAGAAGATCGACGACTTCACGGAGCTGCACGCCCCGCTGCGGGACGTCATCTTCGACTACTACCTGAACTTCATCCCCTTCTTCATCAACCAGTTCAGCGGTCTGTTCACCTTCATCGCCTGCATCTTCTTCACCTCGAAGATGGCCTACCAGACCGAAATCGTGGCGATGCTTTCGGGCGGCATGTCGTTCCGCCGCCTGATGTGGCCCTACTTCCTCGGCGCGCTGATCATCGGCAGCCTGTCGCTGACGCTCAACCTCTGGCTGATCCCCATTTCGCAGCGACACATCGTCAATTTCGAATCGCAGTACATCAAGCGCAAGCAGAACAACAAGTTCAACCGCCATATCTACCGGCAGATCGAGCCGGGCACGTTCGCCTACATCCGCGGCTACAATGACGCATCGCAGCAGGCGTCGTTCCTCGCGCTGGAACACTACTACAGCGGCACGATGACCCGCTCGCTCGAAGCGTCCGACGTGAAGTTCAACCCCGAAACCAAACGCTGGACCGCGCCGCGCTACACCAAACGCGAATTCGACTCGCTGGGCGTCGAAAAATTCGAGCAGTTCCGCAACCTCGACACGCTCATCAACCTCGAAGTGACCGAGCTGGGCGAGATCAACGACCTGATACAGACGATGAACATCACGGAGCTGAACGAATTCCTCGACCAGCAGCGGGCCAAAGGTTCCGACGCCATCAACATCATCGAGGTCGAGAAACACGCCCGCTTCGCCTATCCGCTCTCGACCTTCATCCTGACGCTGATCGGCGTGTCGCTCTCGTCGCGCAAGGTGCGCGGCGGAACGGGACTCCACATCGGAATCGGCACCGGCCTCTGCTTCTCGTACATCCTGTTCAACCGTTTCTTCGAGGAGTTCGCCAAGAGCGGCACGCTGCCGCCCGGACTGGCCGTCTGGCTGCCGAACATCATCTACCTATTCATCGCCGTCTACCTCTACCGGAAAGCCCCCAAATAAGATGCAGCAGATCGACGACATAGCCGCCGAAGTACGCCGCGGAGCGCGTATCGGCGACGCCGAAGCCGCACGGCTCTGGCGCGAAGCCCCCCTGTGGCTGCTGGGCGAGCTGGCGACGGAGCGCAAGCGGCGCGTGAGCGGCGACAAGGTCTACTTCAACCGCAATTTCCACATCGAGCCGACGA contains these protein-coding regions:
- a CDS encoding energy transducer TonB; its protein translation is MEIKKSPKADLQNKRGLLLEIGLVVALALVIAAFAYTPKEHRIEKVDLNYGPVEEEITEITRQDQKPPEPPKKVEVKVIADLLQVVTNDTKITTEVDFAEFDENTEVIQQVDVVEETIEDDQPFLIAETMPSFQGGDLNTFRNWVQQNVKFPQIALENGIQGRVVLSFVIEKDGRLTNIQVLQTPDRSLSEEAIRVLNKSPKWSPGKQRNQVVRVKYTLPVDFRVQN
- the rlmN gene encoding 23S rRNA (adenine(2503)-C(2))-methyltransferase RlmN, whose protein sequence is MALSETLYGKTPEQLAAVCAELGMPRFAAKQLARWLYAKHVEDPMRMSDIAAAHRAKLAERFRPAFTPPARITESADGTKKYLYRTQQGAWIESAYIPDGERATLCVSSQAGCRMGCKFCATGRQGLQHSLTAPEILNQIVSLPERDSLTNVVFMGMGEPLDNTDNVLRALEIMTSEWGFGWSPTRITLSTAGVAPELQRFLDATKVHLAVSLHNPFHEERAAIMPVERAWPIAEVAAILRRYDFTHQRRVSFEYIVMSGLNDSPRHIRELCRLLDGIKCRINLIRFHKIPGSPYFSPDDEAMIRFRDTLTAKGIQTTIRASRGEDIQAACGLLSTAAAENGQ
- a CDS encoding thioredoxin fold domain-containing protein, which translates into the protein MKKLIFVLLLALGAGAAQGQVKFETKSTDAVREMAIKSGKLVFIDLYASWCPPCRMMEREVFSRKDVGDFMQQRFVAAKYDTDKPTGKELMKRYGSGAIPLYLVFDTQGELLGRIQGASAPKEFMESVQKIIDGSKRR
- a CDS encoding class I SAM-dependent methyltransferase; translation: MSNENNAIHGFDVNLICDFFLNTERQGPGNPEVTLKALSFIDNLTDESLIADLGCGTGGQTMTLARHAPGRITGLDFFPGFIDRFNADARRLHLADRVKGVVGSMDALPFRAGELDLIWSEGAIYNIGFERGLNEWREYLKPGGYLAVSESVWFTDERPTEIHDFWVDAYPEIDTIPNKVAQIHRAGYLPVAAFVLPETCWMEHYFAPLAKARELFAAKYPGDSTAEGLMAFQRYEEELYRKYNEFYGYVFFIARKPNPRRTLCPGPMSNPGSTSCSGPAAVTCASSRR
- a CDS encoding helix-turn-helix domain-containing protein produces the protein MKHTNDTLLRSVASRLKQIRIERGLTQEVVTDRTKVNVGLYEVGTTNITIVLLTVLCNFYNVTLEEFFKGIEYEKA
- a CDS encoding helix-turn-helix domain-containing protein, with product MAKRKQRRDEELFKMVIQRIKNLRETHHYTQEYVNEYTGLDIPHLETGRDFPSLTTIAILCKFYNITIVEFFSPIDYPAKE
- a CDS encoding helix-turn-helix domain-containing protein; the protein is MKPTNPILVDLIARRLTEIREQHNHTKEYVLHNTGLGISGYENKVRFPSLESIAKFCKFYNISLEKFFAGITYPEEPQE
- the rsmG gene encoding 16S rRNA (guanine(527)-N(7))-methyltransferase RsmG gives rise to the protein MELILKYFPELTDCQRQRFAALYDLYADWNAKINVVSRKDFDQLYLRHVLHSLAIAKVCAFDAGARILDVGCGGGFPSVPLAILFPEARFTAVDSIRKKIAVVEGVTAGLGLRNLEPRCARAETLPERYDYVVSRAVTAMSEFVNWVWNRLERGQRGTLPNGILYLKGGDLAEELALTGKRWDVYDIARFFEEEFFETKKVVYTPKK
- a CDS encoding RNA polymerase sigma factor, with translation MEIADYIVAEDRRLVELVLEGDDTAFEYLFNRYRDAIHRLFVQRLGGVNDADDLLQETFIKVYINLHRYSTDYTFGQWVYTIARNTFIDFVRRRQDDLSIDERFSSPPSTAPTPEESVISLQQRTQIEHYLERLTPRYRTLIVMRFFDEYSYEEIAAKLTLPLGTVKTQIHRAREQMCKLIAQGDER
- a CDS encoding glycosyltransferase; this encodes MQFFDTLLTCYGWEGIALAGAVLAMFGVQLYYYIFVYGRIPGYKNNRRSAVLDAEPPVSVVVPLFSEDYSFVEERLPLMLAQSYPDFEVVIVYVGHDSDFYEDLVRLKQSFPQIVTTKIHLDPRFPISRKMALNVGIKSAHHEHMVFTSTDACPQTDRWLSLMAKGFTRGEIVVGYCGVERKKGFSNYMMRAWRMMHSADWLARAVRRRAYRGTLHNFGFTKRIYFGANGFSHLNMNIGEDDLFMQKVMTRDNVSVILSPRASLREKTWGGMGWWMSQLRYYGSAFRFYPQTVRNYIQWELGSRSLFFLTVVCAAAVMPFEFKIAALALLVIRFLIVAIEVRRIARRLGESGMMGRYFVYDLLSPLWALALSVMLMRKDDRVWR
- the tgt gene encoding tRNA guanosine(34) transglycosylase Tgt, with translation MKFTLQHKDPATKARAGELTTDHGVIRTPIFMPVGTAATVKGIFHRDVRDEARAQIILANTYHLYMRPGMEVIEKAGGVHRFSTWEGPMLTDSGGFQVFSLAACRKLKEEGCHFRSHIDGSKHLFTPESVMDTERTIGADIMMAFDECPPGDAPREYAAKSLALTERWLERCFNRYHQTEPKYGHYQALFPIVQGCTYPDLRAHAAENVKQYDADGYAIGGLAVGEPTDVMYEMIEVVNAILPEERPRYLMGVGTPVNILEAIERGVDMFDCVMPTRNGRNGQLFTAEGVINIRNKKWEDDFSPIDPEGTAFVDTLYTKAYLHHLVTCGEMLAAQIASLHNIAFYLRLVGMAREHIAAGDFKPWKDAMVAKLTRRL
- a CDS encoding LptF/LptG family permease — its product is MKLRFPGFKILDRYILGKFLATYFFAIAMIIIVVVLFDYVEKIDDFTELHAPLRDVIFDYYLNFIPFFINQFSGLFTFIACIFFTSKMAYQTEIVAMLSGGMSFRRLMWPYFLGALIIGSLSLTLNLWLIPISQRHIVNFESQYIKRKQNNKFNRHIYRQIEPGTFAYIRGYNDASQQASFLALEHYYSGTMTRSLEASDVKFNPETKRWTAPRYTKREFDSLGVEKFEQFRNLDTLINLEVTELGEINDLIQTMNITELNEFLDQQRAKGSDAINIIEVEKHARFAYPLSTFILTLIGVSLSSRKVRGGTGLHIGIGTGLCFSYILFNRFFEEFAKSGTLPPGLAVWLPNIIYLFIAVYLYRKAPK